The DNA region TTAACCAAATCGGTTGATTTTGGTTTAGCAAGAATTACATCAAATAAATAGTCATTATGTACAGCTAAATCATGCAGATCTTCAAACTGACCGGAGTATTGCCAGGCTTTTCGCTGGATGGATTCTGGTCTTTGCAAATCAAAGCTAACAGGTTTTACCAAGTGGGTGTTCTTGTCTTCTTTCCAGGCAATATCAAATTTAACAGATGCTCCAGAATCGGGTTTAATGCTATAATTAAAATACAAATTATCGACCTCGTTTAAAGATGTGTTCTTAGTAAATTTACTCAAGTGATTTTTGTACTTTCTGAGTAAAATCGTTTCATCGATCTTTTTAATAGTGCTATCCTGAATCTTAAATACAGAAAAATAAAGATTGTAAAGCTGATCGCAAATTTGTTGAATGTTTTGAGTATAGAGCACTGAGTTACGATAATTACCAAATTGTAATGATGAAGCATCAGGCGCTAGAAATTCTTTTTCCAAAAATTGTTGGAGTCCGTGCTCCAAATCCTGATCATAAAATAAGTTCGGAGATTTATTCAAAGTAGCAACACGATCTTGGAAATACCTGAAATAAGATTTTATTGTTTTTTCAGGAATTTCGGGATAAGTGTACCTTAGTCTGATAAGCTTTTCAGGAAAAATAAATTCAAGTCTCTTGTGTTCGGGAAAATAGGCCAC from Pedobacter endophyticus includes:
- a CDS encoding DUF3037 domain-containing protein yields the protein MFNYVKSHFMIKGTFQYALLQYHHSQLLGEVLNVGLVAYFPEHKRLEFIFPEKLIRLRYTYPEIPEKTIKSYFRYFQDRVATLNKSPNLFYDQDLEHGLQQFLEKEFLAPDASSLQFGNYRNSVLYTQNIQQICDQLYNLYFSVFKIQDSTIKKIDETILLRKYKNHLSKFTKNTSLNEVDNLYFNYSIKPDSGASVKFDIAWKEDKNTHLVKPVSFDLQRPESIQRKAWQYSGQFEDLHDLAVHNDYLFDVILAKPKSTDLVKSYDNAIRLLSKSERVNLIELNELQEYSQLTIDSILEL